ATTGCAGTGGGCCGGCCCCATGGAGGTTGAGCCCAAATCTTTTATACATCAATTTAAATGGCAATGATATTAATTAAATCGGTTTATGAATCATATATACTTTTAAAAAGTATGCATACAGGGCCCAATCAGTATAGGCATCTCTCCAAGATCAAATGCAAACAAATGATTATGTACCCATCAAAGAGGCATGGGAGACAAGTATACAAACTCACTTGGCAAGTCCACTAAGGATGGAAAAAGTGGAAGAAATGATCCAGGGGACATCAATCCAGGGAAAACCTTCAAAAATGACTTCTCTAATCTGCAAAGCAACAGATCACTTCATataattcttttctattttaaaatattttagattctCGAGATAATTATGCGTTACGACACTCTGGTCCCACCCTCGATTCATCAGGAATCCCAATACTATCATCATAGTAACACCAACACAGAACATCTTGTGTAAACTATTTAAAAGTTATCCAAATAGTTACAGCTACAAAGACGCGTGAATAGTACCAAAGCAAcatctttataattaaaagggcATGCTTGCTGAACTATATATATCCATCACGTGTATGAATTACAAACTAACAAGCAATACTTCCAAATAGATGATCACAGTTGAATGATGGAAGCAGACAATAGATTTTAAGGCATGAAGAAAGTAAGCATAACtagttttacatatatataacagTTAGCCAATAAAATAATCCCCCTACCAAAGAAAATACTGTCTGtaagaattaattaaaatagaattCTTCTTGATAAGTAATATCattaatcaaaattgaaataaaatgacTTACCTTTCTCCATTCCATGCAATCAACTTTAGTAACAATGGAAAAAACTGCATGCGTATTATCAAATATTAGAAGgcaatataaaaaaacaaaaacatcatAATATAAAACTTCTGTCTTCTCCATTGTAAAGCAATGCCCGATCCACTATATTTGAAAGCTTATTAAGGAAAAGGAATGCTGAGTCATAGCTAGAATAGTGGTAAGAGTGACTAGATTATAGTGATGCATACAGAGTATTCTGTGCAAATACTTGGGAGCCCAAATAGCCCAAATTTAGCAGTTTTGATTAATTGGCTCTAAAGTAACAAAGTAGGAGTAGCAATTGGTCTGACTTCCCATAAATGATACCAGAGAAAGCTATCGTATTCTAAATTATGTTTACAACATTGAGACAACATTGAATTGGAGAACAATGAGTGTAGCAACATTGATACCACAGGACGTGATTGTAGGTAAATACATATGGCTCTATATGCAACTTAGCCACCACATGATGACATGGCTAGCAATTCGATTGTAATATTATGCAAAAAATTACcatatctaataaaatattataatcaattttaaaaactttcaTACATTTGAAAagttttctacatttttttacaGGAAGCATTACGGATATTAAGTTATACCTGAGGCAGTAAGGTAGGAAAAGATGTTAGAAGTTTTTTCTTGTTCATGTTCAGAAAATCAAGGGTAGCTTCTGCAACAACAGGATCTGAAAACTCACTGCaacaaaattagaataaatCGGTTTGTGCAGAGCATAAATTCCTCATACATGTAATATGACTAATATaagcacacagagagagagagagagagggggggagggggggggggggggggggggggggagagagagattttaataagaaaaagtaTGCATCACAAAATAAAACGAAATATAAacagaaattttaataaacaaatatgtATGATCACTTCAAACAAGTACAACGGCTGAATACCAGCCAACATGGAGCAGATGGAAGGGGTCAGGGaaatattttctcttgttaGGCTTGTACATCATATTGTCATCTGCCACCACAACCATATTCAACCCAAAACTAGATATCGAATGAAAAATGCCCggtccaaaaaacaaaaaaatccttAAAAACACCACAATGTTACCCACCTCCACGGCTGGAACAACCAGTCCATTGGCCAAAAACTCCTATAGAAACGGCTAAATCTCTACAAACCCAATtccaaaatcaaaccaaaccatctttAAAAAAACACTGTATACTTGAGCTCTTGCATATTcacatgatcaataaaattttgtttaccaattaaaaaaaaaatagaccaaCTCAGATCCCCAAATTTAAGGGTAACATTCCTTGGGGTGAAGAACATTTTCCATTGGCTAACATTTTTGGTTGCACTAAATATTGGAAAATAAggcaaatatttttcttcacgGTATTTAATGCCAAAAAAATTGCAGCCTTAATCTTCTTTCGGGATAGTTAAGAAATTGGATAAGTGTAGGAAATATTTCTTATGACTtagaagataaaataaaaatcaattggCCAAGAGGGGCCTAATAGAATAACCATAGTGAAAGGAAggtcatttttaaataaattttacctTAGATACTTAGGAGTctaaccaaaaaaataataatcagcTTGAGATAAGTATTACCGGCTCAAGCATGAACGGAAGAATGCCCTCAGACTTGGATCAGCGTCATGTAGAACTACCTCCCCAAAGTCAAGGTAAAATTGAAGAATGGCCTGATTGACAAAtgatacataaaataaaaataaaataaaaaattatgagcAGTATAATGCTAAGTAACACAGGAATGAATGTGATCGAGTTGGTAACATTATCGAAGAAAAAAATGGTGTATGGTATCCGACCAGGAACTGCACTTCGACTCGAGCTTGAACTATTAGAGAAGAAAGATTTTCATTGGCACTCAGGCATTAGGCGCACGGGCGCAAGCTCACAAAAAGCGTtaaaaaagagaggagaaaaacaCATAATTCTTGTAAAAGCAATATATCATCATCTATCTGAAAACAAGATTGAAACTTCATTAATCAGCGATATTGCTTTCCGTATCATAACTCCCCAAACCAATTCCGGATCACTTAAACGACACTCACTTTTAGAATCGattaaataaactttttttttccatttattttaacCGCTTACTATCAGCACCATATGTCTACAGCTAGTTCTGGACGGAAATTCTAGAGAAATGAGGCTTAACCAGCAAGAGAAGGCCAATGGAGGTTCGAGACTGCTGAGACAGAGACGCCACCGCCCGCTGAAAGAGTTTGTTGATATTTGGATAAACCCTAGCCACCAAATCCTCGGAATTCTCCGCCTTACACAATTCAAAAAGCTTCTTCAcctaataaagaaaaaaagcaaaCACATTGGCATACtggggaaaaaataaaaggaaaaagatttcTGAACCATATGCAATTTCTTTGATTTCTTCTAGATTTTCGGGggccaaaaagaaaattaaagatcGAGAGAGGGAGGTAGGAAGGCGAGATATACGGATTGGAGAAGGGAGGGGTCAGAGGCGCTGTCGTTGGCTAGGCCGGAGTCTCTGGCACTATTGGATAAGCTTCTGAGATGGAAATCCCACTCCCTGTCTCGATTACCCATTTTTCTGTACACAAATAAAATGGGAAGTGGATACTCTCGCGTTTCCGAAACAAATCAAAGTGTTTTTCGTGTTTTCGTCGATGGAAACTTCCATCAAACAGACAGACACAGCgcagggggagagagagagagagagagagagagagagtatggtCTCACCGCTGCGCACCGTTTTAAAGATCTAGCCAagagatttttcatttttttttatttaaaaaaaataaaaatataataaacaattaaactttttcaaatctcaaattaacttttttaaatcttaaaataataataataataataaataatattttaataatattttatttaatttttatctttcaattaaaaccatctcattttatctctgaaTTTAAACCAATCATAAAAGATACAAGATTTAAGTAATAAGTttaaatggtaagattttaaaattttaaaattatattacatgTAAGATTTGTAAGattgaaattttatattatataaatactttATTAAACATGGTCTACACACCTActcaaaaatagaaatttttttatgaataattctACGTACAATTGTGAAATGCGTAAATGTCGTGTtatcactttgaaaaataataggatcaattattaaaaaattaatttttttatataagtcatgttttattcactttttttaaaacgattagaCGAAAGttatataatttctcttttttttatgattaatatTAGGCAAAGTTTCATTTCCTTTAAAAGAAGGAACTCCTCATAATATTAAACATATAACATgaacaaatgcaaataaatatattgaagaTAAAAGAAGATCAGAACTTGTCTCGTGCACAGTTCTCTGGAGCAAACCGGACTACACCTAAATTGAGATCATAAACCACACGCATATCTTGTTGCTGCCATGCCCCCAGCACTGTTTTGCCTGCGAACGGCATCAAAGCCACGCAAAAGTATATCTTTGCCTTgtcatgaaaatacatatacGTTGGTTCCACCTTATAGTCGGCTCCTTGGAAATGGAATGTCATTGGTATATATGCACGGAACTTTGGATTAGACTTGTAGCAGTATTCCATCCCCCCAACTTTTGGTACCCTCTGCACGCCTAAAGACTTGAAATGCTCGTCAAATTCCTTCATCACTCTCTCATAAGGACCTCGGTCTAAGAACGTGGTTATGGCTCCTGTGTCGATGATGCAGCCTCCATTTCCGTTTGGTTTCAGAGCAAAGGTTCCTGGTGGGAAACCAATACGACGGTCCCCAACACTAATGTCTAGCAAATGAAGGTAATAGTTGCTTTTCATTGTTTGGTACATAAGTGGGGTTGTTTTATAGTCTCTTCTCGTTGATATTGTGTCCTCTCCAAACCTTAGGATGCTAGTAGCCTCCATTTCACGGTCGCCGTAGACCAAGCAGTATGAAAAACGGCCTTGGATTGTGGTTTTCAATTGGCTAACCAAAGACTCCGGTTCTCTGTTCAATCCCAAGATCCCAGAAATCTTTTTCCCACGAAAAGTGAAATACTGATTGTCATTTGAGCAGCCAAATATCATGTCTTTTACAGGCAGGACACGGCCATTATTTTGTGGAAATGTGAAGGTTTCTGTTGAGAGTGTACCCTTAGTTACAGCTCCAACACCATATTTTTGGGTATAAACACACTTTTCATTGACACATTTATAAAATGGCTTACGACAACGAGGGTCATTGCATTGGATCTTTTGGTAAGTGGTGGAAGCAATAGAGTTGAACAAGGGAGGTATTTGATTAAAGCAATTAATGCAAGGAAGGCACTGTGTCCAAATGAGGCCACTTCCACCATCAACAAGGAAAAATTGAGAACTTTGTGGGGTTCCAAGAGAAGGCTCAGCAGAGTATACGATGCTATCTTCATGCACTGGGAGATGGATATTCTCAGGGTCTACGGTGGCATTTTGGGAGGACTTTGACATCAGATAGTTTGCCCTTGCATGGGAGATTTCGGCCAGTTTCTGTATTCTTTCAGATTGGCTAATATTTCCGGGGTACAAAGGAGATTCTGGGGAGAATCTAGGGATGGGCTTTAGGCTAAATCCAGCGGAATCTGAAGGAGTGAAGCAGAGTAAAGAGACTAGTACTGtgaggcagagagagagagagcatggaaTCGAGAACTCTGAACATGAGCCATTTGGGGGGGTATGGTTGAGCCTGCTGAAGCATTCACGGCCCCCTCATTTATTGGGTTCCAAGAAAGTGGACTCAAATAAATAGACTTCTTGCGTAATTGGAAGTTAACTCAACGACAGAATGGCCATAATCACATACTTAAATAGCTTAAAATCCCACTGAAGATCGAGTACTAATTGCCACATTAAACAAAAACTAATAAATTTTGTCCCAACTTGAAACCAATTAGGCATGATATACATAAGATACTGGATCTcacaatatttattgttgtcCATGTGAATTTAAAACCCATGAATGTTGTAAAATactcaatatcaaaatattaaatactCAATAAATGTTGTAAAATCCATTTGATACATCTTTCGCTTTGTTACTTAAAACCCTTAAATTCAAGTAGAAACTTAAGATTATCTTAATCGTGTTAAGAAAACAACTACAAAACGGACACATCCGATAATGGTTCTCTAATATCAAAATCACATTATATAGCAAATAGTACTACTTGAGCCAACAACAAGCTCATTCTTAGCAGAGTTCTATTACATAGTtacttttgcatattttttacaTACTCTACTTATGTGATTGGCCAAAGccgttattttatattaaaaaaaagtaatgcaatcaatcacattagtaaaGTACGTAAAGAGTATACAAAAGTGATTACACATAAAgttcttattaattatatagataTTGATAGAAAGATCgacttaaaaaggaaaattagaaACATAGAATTAAGCTTTTACTTTTCTTCATCTGTAGTGCCATATGTAGCGCCAGTGACATAATGTCTAATTACTTGACAAAGATGGTTTTTAGAGACTATAAATTAGAGTAGTACAGCTAGCAGCTGGTTGACGGGAACATATTCTTAAACCTGGCTAGCTAGCTCTAAAATGGCTGGAGTACTCCAATTTCTTGCTGCTTCTCTATTTCTTTATTCCCTGATCATGATAACAGTCTCTCAATTTCATTTTAGTACTTCTGCAAAACTCAGTGGGTTGAGCCTGAAGATCATCCCTAGGGACTGTCCAGAGTCTCCTTTATATCCTGGAGATCACCTGACTCGACTTGAGAGAATGGAAAGATTGATCAAATTCTCTACAGCTAGGGCCCAATATTTGGAAACAATATCCATGAGTACCGTCAATTCGACAATATTGGACAACAAGAACATTCGTTTTACATTGTTCCGTGATAACTTCTTCTTCATGGTGCAGGTAGGCATTGGGTTACCAGAGAAGCTGGTATTTTTACTTATGGACACAGGTGGTGGCCTGATTTGGACGCAATGCGAACCGTGCAAGAACTGTTACAAGCAAGCATATCCCATTTACAATTCACGTGCTTCCATTACTTACAGGAAACTCCCTTGTAACCACCCTCTCTGTAAAGGCGACAGTGCCCGCTACCAATGCGTCAATGGCGAATGCGTTTACGACCTCGGTTATCTTGGCGGGGCGTCAACCAAAGGCGTTGCATCCTTCGAAACATTCAAAGTTCCAGTCGACGAATCTAACGCCAAGTACATTTATAATGTAATCTTTGGCTGCTCGAACGATAACCAAGGTATGCAATTTGCCAAAAATGGTGTCATTTCTGGGGTCTTGGGATTGAGCCTGTCGCCGGATTCACTAGTCTCTCAGACGCTCGATGAAGACTACCGACGATTCTCTTATTGCTTGATCCCTTTTGATGAAGCCGTGGTCATGGCTCCTAGTCTTCTAAGATTTGGTGCTGACATTCCCTTACCGCCGACAAACATTCAGACAACCCCATTTGTCAAACCACCGGCCGGGACAAATTATTACCTTTTGAATTTACAGGATGTAAGTGTTGGCTTCCATCGACTAGGGTTTCCACCAGATACCTTCAAACCCAAGCAAGATGGCACAGGTGGTTGTATTATAGACTCAGGAGCTTTGATCTCTAGACTTGATCAGAATACCATTAATGGGCGCAATGCTTACATGGAGGTGATGGATGCATTTAAGAATCATTACGATTATTTCAAGCTTCAGAGAATTGGAAAAGTGGCTGAGGGTCTTGAACTTTGTTACGAATACAAACAGGATTTCATGGAGTATGCCACAATGACGTACCACTTTGAAGGAGCAGACTACAATGTAGAGTCAAAGTACGTGAATTTTTATGACACTCAGGCAGGGTATTTTTGCGTAGCACTGTTGccaggaaatggaaaaagtttaCTTGGAGCATGGCATCAACAAAATATGCGCATTATTTATGATGGCAAAATTGGTGCACTCCAATTTGCCACCGAGCATTGTGCTACTaataatcatataaattaataagatATTCCTGTAATTTTCTAATCAATCCTATttcataaagagaaatgatatttataatattagaatttataagTCTCGCatattctctttgaaaaaaataaataaatataaaatttatatgaaaaaaataattttttaatagtaaatctcactctttttcaaaagaatgcACGGAACTTACTTACTATAAcattgtatctagcattatcttttcataaataatttgccTCTAATTAGCTAGATATTATTGCAAGCATGACAT
This Carya illinoinensis cultivar Pawnee chromosome 11, C.illinoinensisPawnee_v1, whole genome shotgun sequence DNA region includes the following protein-coding sequences:
- the LOC122282600 gene encoding aspartic proteinase nepenthesin-2-like, with product MKVGIGLPEKLVFLLMDTGGGLIWTQCEPCKNCYKQAYPIYNSRASITYRKLPCNHPLCKGDSARYQCVNGECVYDLGYLGGASTKGVASFETFKVPVDESNAKYIYNVIFGCSNDNQGMQFAKNGVISGVLGLSLSPDSLVSQTLDEDYRRFSYCLIPFDEAVVMAPSLLRFGADIPLPPTNIQTTPFVKPPAGTNYYLLNLQDVSVGFHRLGFPPDTFKPKQDGTGGCIIDSGALISRLDQNTINGRNAYMEVMDAFKNHYDYFKLQRIGKVAEGLELCYEYKQDFMEYATMTYHFEGADYNVESKYVNFYDTQAGYFCVALLPGNGKSLLGAWHQQNMRIIYDGKIGALQFATEHCATNNHIN